Proteins encoded by one window of Halomonas sp. SH5A2:
- the recF gene encoding DNA replication/repair protein RecF (All proteins in this family for which functions are known are DNA-binding proteins that assist the filamentation of RecA onto DNA for the initiation of recombination or recombinational repair.) has protein sequence MGLLQLNFDGLRNLQSVDMAPSPGINVINGVNGSGKTSLLEGIHILGMGRSFRTRQLKHVIQAGAPYVTLYGRLSGDPDVALGVRRLRASSELELRVKGDKNARLADLVEAMPLQLINPDAFRLLEGSPSGRREFLDWGVFHVKHGFLEIWKRTRRALKHRNALLRHGRMDPQEFAIWEQEFANWGEQIDTLRRAWFAEFLPVFEETLERLLPLPGLTLHYARGWDKKRSLADVLQASRVTDQQMGFTQQGPQRADLRIKLNKQPAIEVLSRGQQKLVVSALKLAQGRLLERASERHCIYLIDDLPAELDKEHRLRFCQLLEDMQCQVFITSVEPEALRQTWQAQTRVSMFHVKHTGNGLSQLMPEG, from the coding sequence ATGGGTCTTCTTCAGCTTAATTTCGATGGTCTTCGCAACCTGCAGTCTGTGGATATGGCACCGTCGCCCGGTATCAACGTGATTAATGGCGTTAACGGAAGCGGTAAAACAAGCTTGCTGGAAGGCATTCATATCCTGGGCATGGGCAGGTCATTTAGAACGCGTCAGCTTAAACATGTGATCCAAGCTGGCGCGCCCTACGTGACGCTGTATGGCCGTTTGTCGGGAGACCCAGATGTCGCACTAGGGGTGCGTCGCTTGCGAGCCTCCAGTGAGCTGGAATTGCGCGTCAAGGGGGATAAGAATGCCCGTTTGGCAGACCTGGTGGAAGCCATGCCGCTTCAGCTCATCAATCCTGATGCTTTTCGTCTTTTGGAAGGTTCGCCCTCAGGACGTCGTGAATTCCTGGATTGGGGTGTGTTTCACGTGAAACATGGCTTTCTCGAAATATGGAAGCGAACGCGCCGAGCGTTGAAACATCGGAATGCCTTGTTGAGGCATGGTAGAATGGACCCTCAGGAATTTGCTATCTGGGAGCAAGAGTTTGCTAACTGGGGCGAGCAAATAGATACGCTAAGGCGTGCCTGGTTCGCTGAGTTTCTACCTGTATTTGAAGAAACCCTCGAACGGTTACTGCCACTACCTGGCTTAACGCTTCACTACGCGAGAGGCTGGGATAAAAAAAGGTCGCTGGCTGATGTGCTGCAGGCTAGCAGGGTGACCGATCAGCAGATGGGGTTTACTCAGCAAGGTCCTCAGCGCGCGGACTTGCGCATCAAGCTTAACAAGCAGCCTGCGATTGAAGTACTTTCCCGAGGCCAGCAGAAACTGGTGGTGAGTGCGCTCAAGTTAGCGCAGGGTCGGCTTCTGGAAAGAGCGTCAGAGCGGCATTGCATCTATTTAATTGACGATTTGCCAGCCGAGCTCGACAAGGAGCATCGGTTAAGGTTTTGTCAATTGCTCGAAGATATGCAGTGCCAAGTATTTATTACCAGCGTCGAACCTGAAGCTTTAAGGCAAACATGGCAGGCTCAAACCCGCGTTAGCATGTTTCACGTGAAACATACGGGCAATGGACTGAGCCAGTTGATGCCTGAAGGGTAG